A window of the Brassica napus cultivar Da-Ae chromosome C5, Da-Ae, whole genome shotgun sequence genome harbors these coding sequences:
- the LOC106400874 gene encoding RNA demethylase ALKBH10B-like — protein MAMPPGNVAPPSDKLIQFPPPAVAGSWIPDERDVYISWIRGEFAAANAIIDTLCNHLQAIGDQSQYDAVVSAVQHRQSSWSQAIYMQPYYTIADIYKALQHAAWGWKLKTPQQQQPQRHYNATDQTVKFGGKRSGYGFNKHHHGGGGYRGAESMARNGHHLNSDSHSVEAKLASDAEQMRDGNEKPKSDRKDVEESESGGGETQAEIVNHDSKDNNLSSEEKQDEKDKECTASMAKTFVVEEMYEAKVVNVVEGLKLYENMVEAKEVSQLVSIVNNLRTSGRRGQLQSEAYVGYKRPNRGHGREMIQLGLPIADTMPDDESIKGRRIEPIPSFLSDIIERLVTKQIIPVKPDACIIDFFNEGDHSQPHMLAPWFGRPVGILSLSECDFTFGRVIVSDHPGDYKGSLKLSLTPGSVLLVEGKSSDLAKFAIHSIPKQRILITFTKSQPRNSITGSNWAPPPSRSPPNLHNRQQTGPPKHYPVIPTTGVFPQNGAVQPIFISPSPPLPPQMPFPGGVLPGATVWPHPRHQQPPHPRLPVPGTGVFLPPGSAQEQVSTEKSNGSNAAEGKLEMKTKEEACSRDAAEEGGDSKQSN, from the exons ATGGCAATGCCACCTGGAAACGTTGCTCCTCCGTCGGATAAACTCATCCAGTTTCCACCACCCGCCGTGGCCGGAAGCTGGATCCCCGACGAGAGAGACGTGTATATATCGTGGATCCGCGGGGAGTTCGCCGCGGCTAACGCCATCATCGACACGCTCTGCAATCACCTGCAAGCGATCGGGGATCAAAGCCAATACGACGCCGTGGTCTCAGCCGTCCAGCACCGTCAGTCAAGCTGGTCTCAGGCTATCTATATGCAGCCTTATTACACGATTGCTGATATTTACAAAGCTCTTCAGCACGCTGCTTGGGGATGGAAACTGAAAACGCCTCAACAGCAACAACCTCAAAGGCATTACAATGCTACTGATCAGACTGTGAAGTTTGGTGGTAAGAGATCAGGTTATGGATTTAACAAGCATCAtcatggtggtggtggttacaGAGGAGCTGAATCGATGGCGAGAAACGGGCATCACTTGAATTCAGATTCCCACAGCGTTGAAGCTAAGCTAGCAAGTGATGCTGAGCAGATGAGAG ATGGTAACGAGAAACCAAAGAGTGATCGTAAAGATGTGGAAGAATCTGAGTCTGGTGGTGGTGAAACTCAAGCGGAGATAGTGAACCATGATTCTAAAG ataACAATCTCAGTTCTGAGGAAAAGCAGGACGAGAAAGATAAAGAGTGTACTGCAAGCATGGCCAAGACTTTTGTTGTTGAAGAGATGTATGAAGCGAAAGTG GTTAATGTTGTGGAAGGACTGAAGCTATATGAGAATATGGTCGAGGCAAAGGAAGTTTCTCAACTCGTTTCTATTGTAAACAATCTGAGAACCTCTGGAAGAAGAGGTCAACTTCAAA GTGAGGCATATGTGGGTTATAAACGTCCAAATAGAGGACATGGACGCGAGATGATCCAACTCGGTCTCCCAATAGCTGATACCATGCCTGACGATGAGAGTATCAAAG GTCGAAGAATAGAGCCAATCCCGTCGTTTCTTTCAGACATCATTGAACGTTTGGTCACGAAACAAATCATACCTGTGAAACCAGACGCATGCATCATCGACTTCTTCAacgag GGAGATCACTCGCAGCCTCATATGTTAGCTCCATGGTTTGGAAGACCAGTTGGGATCTTGTCCCTGTCGGAATGCGATTTCACATTTGGAAGAGTCATTGTCTCTGATCACCCCGGCGACTACAAGGGCTCTCTCAAGCTTTCTCTCACTCCCGG ATCGGTTCTTCTGGTGGAAGGCAAATCCTCAGATCTTGCTAAGTTTGCGATTCACTCAATCCCAAAGCAGCGGATTCTCATCACCTTCACCAAATCTCAGCCGAGAAACTCCATAACCGGTTCTAACTGGGCTCCACCGCCTAGCAGATCTCCACCTAATTTACACAACCGTCAGCAAACCGGCCCACCTAAACATTATCCTGTCATCCCGACCACAGGTGTCTTCCCACAAAACGGAGCTGTTCAACCGATTTTCATATCCCCTTCTCCTCCTCTTCCCCCTCAAATGCCTTTCCCAGGTGGTGTCCTTCCCGGGGCAACGGTCTGGCCTCATCCACGACACCAGCAGCCACCACATCCCAGACTGCCCGTTCCTGGCACCGGTGTGTTCCTCCCACCCGGTTCAGCTCAAGAACAGGTGTCCACAGAAAAATCTAACGGAAGCAACGCTGCAGAGGGAAAGTTAGAAATGAAGACTAAAGAAGAAGCTTGTAGCAGAGACGCTGCAGAGGAAGGCGGTGACAGTAAACAGAGCAATTAG
- the LOC106400875 gene encoding putative clathrin assembly protein At1g14686 encodes MNIWKRASVALKDGTSLIAADDLLKAAVVKATNHDEYCIDPENALFIYRHVRATPASLKPLISAISSRVTRTRSWVVALKGLMLMHGFFLSKTTAAESIGRLPFDLSAFGREGNSRTSSSSRSGGFNLFVRAYFAFLDRRSILFHDGNRHRYDEESSVMIRLVIIRKMQVIIDSLVRIKPIGESVRIPVINEAMENVISEILEIYGWICRRIAEVLPNVNSKSGKRQADVALKIVAKSMTQGEELVKYFVFCRDLGVANAQEIPNFVRIPVDDVIHLHEIVWTDKEEEQGGEEEPDEGENGEERAKCVEEGEEEMERELIPVIDDLIKLDDDEAMEDDEPPTAPPVVDVPDLISL; translated from the coding sequence ATGAATATATGGAAACGAGCTTCCGTAGCTCTCAAGGACGGAACTAGCCTCATCGCGGCGGACGACCTCCTCAAGGCAGCCGTCGTCAAAGCCACAAACCACGACGAGTACTGCATCGATCCAGAGAACGCTCTCTTCATCTACCGCCACGTCCGCGCCACCCCGGCGAGCCTCAAGCCTCTCATCAGCGCCATCTCCTCCCGCGTCACGCGCACGCGCAGCTGGGTGGTTGCTTTAAAAGGCTTGATGCTGATGCACGGCTTCTTCCTCTCGAAAACCACCGCCGCGGAGTCGATCGGACGGTTACCGTTCGATCTCTCCGCGTTCGGCAGGGAAGGAAACTCGCGGACGAGCAGCAGCAGCAGATCCGGCGGGTTCAACCTCTTCGTGCGCGCGTACTTCGCGTTCCTCGACAGGCGCTCGATCCTCTTCCACGACGGGAACCGTCACCGGTACGACGAGGAGTCGTCGGTGATGATAAGGCTCGTGATCATACGCAAGATGCAGGTGATCATCGACTCGCTGGTTCGGATCAAACCGATCGGGGAGAGCGTGAGGATACCTGTGATCAACGAGGCGATGGAGAACGTGATCAGCGAGATTCTGGAGATCTACGGCTGGATCTGCCGCCGGATCGCGGAGGTGTTGCCGAACGTGAACTCGAAGTCGGGGAAACGGCAGGCTGACGTGGCGTTGAAGATCGTCGCGAAGTCGATGACGCAGGGGGAGGAGCTTGTCAAGTATTTCGTGTTCTGCAGAGATCTTGGAGTGGCGAATGCTCAGGAGATTCCGAATTTCGTGAGGATTCCGGTGGATGATGTCATTCATCTACATGAGATCGTGTGGACGGataaagaagaagagcaagggGGAGAGGAGGAGCCGGATGAGGGTGAGAATGGTGAGGAGAGGGCGAAGTGtgtagaagaaggagaagaggagatggagcGTGAACTGATTCCTGTAATTGATGATTTGATAAaacttgatgatgatgaagctatGGAGGATGACGAGCCCCCAACTGCTCCTCCTGTAGTTGATGTTCCAGACTTAATTAGCctttaa